A region of the Pseudoprevotella muciniphila genome:
TGGAGTTTAGAAACTTGGCAAGCATTTGAAAAAGGTATAGAAAAATTGATTCAAGACATTTATGAAAAATGTAAAGGCATAGAATTGTAAAAATGCTAACCTACATAGCCAACACCGCCCACTACAAGGAAGTGCTGTCGAGGGTTCCGTCCGTGAAACATACGCTATGGATAGGCACTGCCGACATCAAGGACCTGTATCTCGAAACTGGGAATGACATCAAGCCGTTCCTCTCTCTCATCGCACTGCTCATTCGCCGCGGTGTCGAAGTACGTCTGATTCATGCAAAAGAACCCGGACCGAACTTCCGCGAAGAATTCGACAACTACCCGGTGCTCTACGACCGCCTCGAGCGCGTGCTCTGCCCCCGTGTACATTTCAAGATGCTCATCTTCGACGGAAAGGAAGCCTACATCGGTAGCGCCAACCTCACAGGCGCCGGCATAGGAATGAAGAGCGACAGCAGACGCAACTTTGAGGCCGGCATACTGACCGATGACCCGGAAATAGTAGCACAGGCCATGAACCAGTTTGATGAAGTATGGATGGGAAAACACTGCAAAACCTGCAAACGCAGAGACTTCTGTGCAGACCCGATAGTATAGACAATAATGCCCAAGAAGATAATCTTCCTCGATTTTGACGGTGTATTGAACACGGAGCACTATCAGAATTTGCTCTGTTACAAGGGCGAGCCATGTCAGGATGAGTACGGAACGCTTTTCGACCCTGATGCTGTGGAACAGTTGAGACGCATTGTTGAGGCGACGAATGCGGACATTGTAGTATCGTCCTCTTGGAAAATACTCGGTTTGAAGGCGATGCAAACACTTTGGGACGCACGCCGGATGCCCGGAAAAGTCATTGACATCACACCATCAGCCGCAAGCGACAACTGGCTGCTCACGGCGGACCTCGATGACCTCGACCCGGCAACGTGGCAAGGCAAGGGCATGGAAATAGCCTCCTGGCTGGCGGACCATGCAAAGGACGATGCGCGATATGTCATCATAGACGACGAACACGTCATCTTAGACTCCCAGCAACAGCACTTCATCCTGACAAATTCCCACGATGGCATCACAGAAGAACTGGCAGACAGGGCAATTTACATTCTGAACTGCTAAAATCTCCAAAAAATACATTTTAAAATACATTTTTCCATGACCTCTGCCACAATTTGGCAGAGGTCGTTGTTTTCTTTGCACCAAGATAGATTATTAACTCTTTATTAAGAGTAAGTTCAATGAATTAAAAAATAGTAATAGTTATGACTCATATCATGAACTGTCAAGCAAAGGCATTGGAACTGAAGGAGTTTCTTCTTAAAATATATCGTTGCAAAAAAAAATTTGAACTTTTGGTCATTGACAAGAAGCCAAAAACGAGAGCCGGGGTGTATAATATAGAGAAACAGAGGATAAGAGTTTATTCAAAATGGAGTTGCTGCATGTCATTGAAAGAGATTGCTATACATGAGTATGCACATCATATTCACGAAACGGAAAAACGAAAAAATCCTAACAGACGCCAGGAAAGAGCGCACGGGCAAGAGTTTTGGAGAATATATTCGGCTCTGTGTTGTAAAGCAGCACAAATGGGATTATATGTCGACAAGCATATAGCAGATATTGTAACTTGAACAACTAAAATTCTCTAAAAAAATACATTTTTCCACGACCTCTGCCGCAGTTTGGCAGAGGCAGTTGTTTTCTTTGCAGCATGTTTAACAATATAAAAATCAAAGACAATGGAAGAAGAAATGTGGTTTTTTGTGGTTCCCGAGAATGGAATCCCTGTAGAGTTCCCTTTAAGTTATTTGCTGGAGGCAAACTTTGGGTTTTATGACAGCAAAGAAGAAATTGTGAAAGAACTGAATAAACTCATCCAAGAAATAGAGAAATTTCGGGACAATCTATGAACACTATGGCAGATACACACGATATGGAACAGACAAACTTAATCGCCGTTGGCTCAAATGCCTTAAAATCGTTCCTTGAACACAAAGGGGATGAGTTGATGAAGATAGGTATTCACGTTATCTTTATTGATACTGATGATGAAGATGCAAACGACGACGTGCTTGACGAACTTATAGCCGTGCAAAACCAGCGCAACATTCTGTTTGCATTCCTCAATTCATGGAAAGTAAAAAAGGATATAGGCGCTGTCATGTGCATGTGGGGAGTGGATGAAGGGACACCTGCCGACGATGTTTCCAATCTGCGCTATGTCTTCATGCTTCCCTTCAATTTTGAGGATTATAGTATGAAAACAGTCTATGAAGTACGGCAACTTTGCAGAAATCTTAAAGGCTCTTATATCGACTGCGAAGAAAGAATGCAGAAGTCGCTCGAAATGCCACTTCTGGATTTTATAAACGACCTTTATGATGAAATTTTCAACCAGATTCTCAAATCGTCATAAAAAACTCAAATGAAAAGCCTGACAAAAGAACTCATTAAGAGTAAGTTCAAAGAATTAAATATAGATGACAAGTTCTTCAATAACTTTGAGCATGAAGTAAGACGAGTTTACGGTGAATTACAGACCGCTAACCCAAACGATAATCCGGAAGAAAGCAATGTCGATGCAAGCATTCGTTCAGCAAAAGAATACATGGCTTTTTATGTTGCTGAAATAAGGAAAGGTCATCGTAAAGAATGGGCACATTCATTTGCATTGGATAGTATGATTTCCAAGTGCGATGTTGAGAAAGCTCGCAATGCGCTTGATGCAATAGAAGACGAGACGGAAAAAGAAAAAGAATTTATTATCCACGCATGGGCGCTTAAGCCGGATCTTCATTTCCTGAAATGCTATAAGTTCTTGTTCTATGAAGGCGAAGAAGCAGCCTACAATAAAGCAGTTGCCTATACCGAGGCATATCACAGATGTATCGATAACGGCAAAAGCGAAATTTATGCACATGCCTATGCAAATGCAAGTATATTTGATGTGGTTTTAGTAGCCAAGGAGCCTGAAGAAACATACTATGACTTATATGCCGAAGCGTTTGAACTTGCTGTCAGGCATGGGATGAATGAAGTAGAAGCCCATTTTTTCTGCGACTCTTGTGCAATGGCATCAGATTGGCGTTATCTGTGTAACATGGAAGGATACCTTAAACAATTCCATGAGGCTTGGCAGATTGATTACTATAAAAGGCTCTCGTGCAATAGCGCGAATCAAGAAAAGAGCCTTACAAAAGAGGAAAAAAGGAAGATAATAAACGATGTTTCGCAGATGTACGCTAAATACTTACTATAGAACACCCCTTAATATCAAACATTATGAGCGAACTGACAAGAGACAATTTCCATAAATTCGGCAATTCAAGGGACGATGCACACATCATTATCCCAAGCGTCATCACGAGTATAGGAAAGCGCGCGTTCTATAACTGCATGAACTTGGAAAAGATTACAATCCCCGACACTGTGAAGAGTATTGGAAACGAGGTTTTCTTCAACTGCTATAGCTTAGAGAGTATTGTTATACCCGACTCTGTTACGAGTATGGGATACTGGATGTTCTATTGTTGCAAGAACTTGAAAAATGTCATCATTGGTCGTTCGGTAACTAAAGTTGCTCCCTACACGTTTCATACATGCAAAAGTTTAGAGAACGTAACTATTCTTGGCTCCGTAACAGAAATAGGGGAGGCTGCTTTTGGAGAATGCACGAGCCTGAAGACCATCAAGGTTCCAGCCAATAGGGGCGATTACTTTAAAACGCTACTCCCCGAAGATCTGCATGACTTGATAGTGGAATTCCCTGATGGTCAATAAAAGCAACAAGACTGAAATGGAACAAAAAGGAATTCTTTGATGTGTAATATGTTCTATATTTTTCTATTTTTGTAGAAAAATTCAAGGATGTCCGCAACTTTCAAGAAATTGAAAGGAGAAATGGCTTGCAAATGATGATATCAGTAAAGGACAAAACACCCCAGAACGCACTTGCCGATGCAGAGGAATGTGTTATAGATTATAAGAGAAATATTATAAGTTAAAGAGTATATGATATGTAGGTTCGTAAACATGATTTTAGATAGATAATTCAATAACTTGCAAAA
Encoded here:
- a CDS encoding phospholipase D family protein; translated protein: MLTYIANTAHYKEVLSRVPSVKHTLWIGTADIKDLYLETGNDIKPFLSLIALLIRRGVEVRLIHAKEPGPNFREEFDNYPVLYDRLERVLCPRVHFKMLIFDGKEAYIGSANLTGAGIGMKSDSRRNFEAGILTDDPEIVAQAMNQFDEVWMGKHCKTCKRRDFCADPIV
- a CDS encoding HAD domain-containing protein; this translates as MPKKIIFLDFDGVLNTEHYQNLLCYKGEPCQDEYGTLFDPDAVEQLRRIVEATNADIVVSSSWKILGLKAMQTLWDARRMPGKVIDITPSAASDNWLLTADLDDLDPATWQGKGMEIASWLADHAKDDARYVIIDDEHVILDSQQQHFILTNSHDGITEELADRAIYILNC
- a CDS encoding leucine-rich repeat domain-containing protein, with amino-acid sequence MSELTRDNFHKFGNSRDDAHIIIPSVITSIGKRAFYNCMNLEKITIPDTVKSIGNEVFFNCYSLESIVIPDSVTSMGYWMFYCCKNLKNVIIGRSVTKVAPYTFHTCKSLENVTILGSVTEIGEAAFGECTSLKTIKVPANRGDYFKTLLPEDLHDLIVEFPDGQ